The region TCCAACAATAGAATTAGGTGATAATCCTAAAGCCATAAGGGGTAAGGATAGTGCTGCAGTACCTGAGCTTACAGCAAGCGCATATTTCGACTGAAAAAAATCTTTCAATTCATTCTCAAATCGTCCAACCATGGTTTCATGTAATTGGCGATTATCGTAACGGAATAATCTTCTACTTCTAATAACTTCTTCTACAGCACTAAGATCATGTTCATCAATAATCACATTGCCTTTATCATAGGTTGGCCAAGGTTTCTTATTCACAGGCTCACCACCATAAAGCGCCAATTCCTCTAGAAAAAAATTATTTGCTTTCATACAACTTAACTCCACTTCAAGCTACACTTCTTGTTTACCCCACTTAGCTTTGTCTCTTTTATCAAGCCATAATCGAAAACGAGCTAGTGATTTATTACCAAAAAACGATCTAACTGCTGAAAGCACAATAAATGCTTTAAAAAAATGAAACTTAGAACCTTTTCTAAGCCAAAAGTCACATACCTCTCCCTTAGTAGCGACAAATAAACGGTCATAAAAAATTAATTTAGGAAAAGCAAGACAGAAATAATTATTAATATTTTTTCCATGGGTTCCAAAAATAAGCGCTCCCTTTGGTAAACGGAGGATATCTAAGGATAAAATTAAAAAAAAATAAATTACCCAAGCGCTTTTGCGTTGTTTTTCTTCAATCCATAAGCAAGTAATTTCATGAGGCGGCTGGTCTTTAAAGCCGTTTTTTTGACTAATTTCTTCTAATTTAGCAGGAGATAAGGGAAGTAACGTTCGATAATTAGGACCAGAACAAATACAGTATCCAGCAACTATATTTTCTTCAGAATCCGAGAAAAAGATCCGTACCTTAGAATTTTTAAAATATTCTAAATCAACCTGATTATGGGCTAAGGTGGCATATTTATCTCTAAAAACGGTCAGCAATGAATTATTTTTAATGAGTTTAGTTTTAATCATGTAGCAATATTTCTTAGATAAAATATAATCTCAGTATAGACCACATTAGTAAAAATTTTAAACATATTTAATATTTTTAAATCAAATATTGAATTTTAGGTTATCATCGAGATTGAGATTGGGGATAATATTTAGTCGAGCTGAAGAATTTATATATTTTAACTAAATGGATTTTTACTTAGGGCTTATTCAGTAAATTGGTAATAAATTTCATCATTTTTTACCATGCCTAACTCATAGCGAGCTTGTTCTTCGAGAGCTTGCTCACCCTGCTTTAACTCTATGATATCGGCCTCTATAGCTCGATTTCTGGTCATTAGATTTTCATTTTCTTGCTTTTGTTGGTTTATTTTACCCTCTAGTTGGCGCCAATGCAGAATACTTCCATCACCTAGCCATAATTTATACTGTAAGCCTATAAGAGCTAAAATTAGAATAATTATGACTGGGCGCATAGTCTGATTACCTTAAAATAGGGTTAATTGATTGTTATAAATCAAGAAAATATTTCTCTAGCTGGATATTGAAGTGTAGGAACTAATTCCTGAATTCTTAAAAGCTGGTTATACTTAGCAACGCGATCAGTTCTACATAATGAGCCTGTTTTAATCTGACCACAACCGGTTGCTACTGCTAAATCAGCGATGAATGTATCTTCTGTCTCGCCTGAACGATGTGACATCACACAGCGGTAATTATTTTCTTGAGCTAATTGAATAGTTTGCCTTGTTTCAGTTAATGTTCCAATCTGGTTGGGCTTAATTAAAATAGCATTAGCAACCTGCTGGTTAATACCTTCCTCTAGAATCTTTGCATTGGTTACAAACAAGTCATCACCGACTAATTGTACACGATTGCCTATTTCCGCTGTTAACGCTTGCCAACCGTCCCAATCACTTTCATCTAATCCATCTTCAATACTTACTATTGGATAGGCAGAAATTAAATCATGATAATAAGCAATCAGTGCGGCACTATCTAATCTTTTATTCTCAGAAGAAAAATAATAGTAATTATCACGATATAACTCAGACGCCGCAACATCAAGAGCAAAAACAATATCCTCACCCAATTTAAAGCCAGCTTGATCTACCGCATGTGCTAACATATCTAATGCATGCCGATTTGACTTTAAGTTAGGCGCAAAACCACCCTCATCGCCTACAGCCGTATTTAAACCATATTGCTTTAAAACAGATTTCAAACAATGAAATATTTCAGCCCCCATCTGTAATGCAATAGAAAAATTATGAGCACTAACCGGAATTATCATAAATTCTTGAATATCTACATTATTATCGGCATGAGCGCCGCCATTTAACACATTCATCATTGGCACAGGCATACGCATATCTTCACCGCGATGCAATGCTTGATAAAGTGGCTGCTGACTTGCATTAGCATAAGCGCGAGCAGCAGCTAAAGATACAGCTAAAATGGCGTTAGCACCAAAATGAGATTTATTTTCTGTACCATCCAATTCTTGTAGTTTCTTATCTATTTCTTCTTGTTGATCAACAGAATAATCTTTTAAAGCACTATTAATTTCAATATTAATGTAATTAACAGCTTTAGTTACGCCTTTACCATTATAACGTTCCGGCAAGCCATCACGAAGCTCACATGCTTCTCGTGTTCCTGTTGATGCACCTGAAGGTACACTTGCTCTCCCTGTAAATCCATTTGCCAATGATACATCTGCTTCCACAGTAGGATTACCACGTGAATCCAAAATTTCACGTGCTTTAACGTTTACAATTAGCATATTCTGACCTTACATTATGAAACTTAATAGTTATTTATATATAACGCTTAGAGAGTGATTTAATTATTTATAACAAGCGATATTGTTTGGTGCCTAGGTAAGATTGTCAAGCGCTATCCCTAATTTATAAAGATGAGACTTTAAGCTTAAACCTCACCAGCATAACCTTATTGTTAAAATAGTAGAATTATAAACTTCGACTAGCTATAATCACCCAAACGCGACTTAGGTTAAAAACCAATATGGGAAGCATCTTTAATATGTTTGGGCCTTCACCGATTAGGCCTATTGAACAACATATGCGTAAAGTGCATCAATGTGCCAAACAGCTTCATCCTTTTTTTACTGCTGTTCTTAGTCAAGATTGGCAAATTGCAGATACAATCAAACAAAAGATTGTTGAGCTGGAAAAAGAGGCTGACGGTATTAAACGAGACCTAAGACTACATCTACCTACTGGCCTTTTTCTTCCTGTATCTCGCACTGATCTTTTAGAATTGTTAAGCGCCCAAGATCGCATCGCAAATAAGGCAGAAGATATTGCAGGTTTAATTATAAGTCGCCAGATGAAAATTCCTCATGAAATTTCAGAGGCATTCATGACATTCCTTAGTCGCTGCTTAGATGCTTCTAAACAAGCTTGCAAGGCAATCAATGAACTTGATGAGCTACTAGAAAGCGGTTTTCGTGGTAGTGAAGTCAATATTGTTGAAGAAATGATTATGATGCTCGATGAAATAGAACATGATAGTGATAAAAAACTTTGGGATATTAGACATTCAATTTTTGAGCTGGAAAATGATATGCCAGTTATTGAAGTCATTTTCCTTTATAAATTAGTCCAATGGATTGGTGATCTAGCAGATCATGCGCAAACAGTAGGAGCGCGTCTTCAAATTCTTATTGCCCGGTAGTTAAATCCATGGATTATTCTTTTATTTTACTTTTAGTTGCTCTTGCACTTTGTTTTCTAATGACCTGGGGTGTAGGTGCTAATGATTTAGCTAATGTTATGAGTACCACAATGGGCTCAAAAGCTATTACCGTTCGTCAAGCAATGTTTATAGCAATTCTCTTTGAATTTGCCGGTGCTTTTCTAGGTGGTAGTGGCGTTACTGAAACGATGCGTGATGGTATTATTAATAGTAGCCAACTCCTTGATCAGCCTTTAGTACTTATTGAAGGTATGCTTGGCGTTTTATTAGCTTGCACTATCTGGATGAACCTAGCTAGTTATTTAGGGGTACCTGTATCCATTACTAATGCCTTAGTTGGCTCTATGGTTGGCTTTGGTGCTACCGTTTTAGGTAGTCAAGCTATTCACTGGGATCAGGTTTATCGTATTGCTATTAGTTGGATAACCTCTCCCTTTATAGCAGGCATTACAGCTTATGCTTTATTTACCAGTATTCAACAAGTTATTTTTATTAAAAGCGATCCGCTAGAAAAGGCAAAAATGTATGTACCTATTTATCTTTTTTTAGTAGGTTCTATTTTATCCTTTATTACCGTATTCAAAGGTTTAAACCACTTTGATATTCACCTTAATTTTAAACAAGATTTAGCAGTTACTTTAGCAACTAGTATAACGCTTACCATTGTAGGCATGATTATCATTAAGCGTATTCCAGAAATAGGAAAAATTAGACGGCGTGATCGCTTTATTCAGGTTGAAAGATATTTTGCAGTATTGATGGCTTTAACTGCTTGTGCAATGGTTTTTGCGCATGGTTCTAATGATGTAGCCTTAGCTGTAGGCCCTTTAACAATCATTTATTCGTTGGTAACTACTCCTCATCAATCTATAGGCTTAGATAACTACCCTGCTTGGATTATTTTTTTAGGTTGTTTAGGTGTTGTTTCTGGACTCTTAATGTATGGCCGTAAAGTGATTGAAACAGTAGGAAGTTCTATTACGGCTTTAACCCCAAGTCGCGCTTTTGCTGCTACTTTAGCAGCAGCTACTACAGTTGTAGTTGCAACTAGTTTAGGAATTCCTGTCTCTGCTACTCAAACGTTAGTAGGTGCTGTTTTAGGTGTAGGATTAGCACGAGGTATTGGTGCACTTAACTTAATTGTGATTCGTAATATTTTTATGTCCTGGATATTAACCTTACCTATGGCATCTTTATTAACTATTCTTTCTTATAAGCTATTACATGCTTTAATTGGCTAATGCTTGATGTAACCGAGGCTCTATTGAGGCGCTCAACGAATATTATGATTATTGCTCGAAGTTCATTCTTATAGAAGTAGGTTGGGCTAAACGACGTGCAGTCCA is a window of Legionella busanensis DNA encoding:
- a CDS encoding TIGR00153 family protein, whose protein sequence is MGSIFNMFGPSPIRPIEQHMRKVHQCAKQLHPFFTAVLSQDWQIADTIKQKIVELEKEADGIKRDLRLHLPTGLFLPVSRTDLLELLSAQDRIANKAEDIAGLIISRQMKIPHEISEAFMTFLSRCLDASKQACKAINELDELLESGFRGSEVNIVEEMIMMLDEIEHDSDKKLWDIRHSIFELENDMPVIEVIFLYKLVQWIGDLADHAQTVGARLQILIAR
- the eno gene encoding phosphopyruvate hydratase; the encoded protein is MLIVNVKAREILDSRGNPTVEADVSLANGFTGRASVPSGASTGTREACELRDGLPERYNGKGVTKAVNYINIEINSALKDYSVDQQEEIDKKLQELDGTENKSHFGANAILAVSLAAARAYANASQQPLYQALHRGEDMRMPVPMMNVLNGGAHADNNVDIQEFMIIPVSAHNFSIALQMGAEIFHCLKSVLKQYGLNTAVGDEGGFAPNLKSNRHALDMLAHAVDQAGFKLGEDIVFALDVAASELYRDNYYYFSSENKRLDSAALIAYYHDLISAYPIVSIEDGLDESDWDGWQALTAEIGNRVQLVGDDLFVTNAKILEEGINQQVANAILIKPNQIGTLTETRQTIQLAQENNYRCVMSHRSGETEDTFIADLAVATGCGQIKTGSLCRTDRVAKYNQLLRIQELVPTLQYPAREIFS
- a CDS encoding inorganic phosphate transporter, coding for MDYSFILLLVALALCFLMTWGVGANDLANVMSTTMGSKAITVRQAMFIAILFEFAGAFLGGSGVTETMRDGIINSSQLLDQPLVLIEGMLGVLLACTIWMNLASYLGVPVSITNALVGSMVGFGATVLGSQAIHWDQVYRIAISWITSPFIAGITAYALFTSIQQVIFIKSDPLEKAKMYVPIYLFLVGSILSFITVFKGLNHFDIHLNFKQDLAVTLATSITLTIVGMIIIKRIPEIGKIRRRDRFIQVERYFAVLMALTACAMVFAHGSNDVALAVGPLTIIYSLVTTPHQSIGLDNYPAWIIFLGCLGVVSGLLMYGRKVIETVGSSITALTPSRAFAATLAAATTVVVATSLGIPVSATQTLVGAVLGVGLARGIGALNLIVIRNIFMSWILTLPMASLLTILSYKLLHALIG
- the ftsB gene encoding cell division protein FtsB, with amino-acid sequence MRPVIIILILALIGLQYKLWLGDGSILHWRQLEGKINQQKQENENLMTRNRAIEADIIELKQGEQALEEQARYELGMVKNDEIYYQFTE